DNA from Acipenser ruthenus chromosome 23, fAciRut3.2 maternal haplotype, whole genome shotgun sequence:
TTAAATAAGGATAACTGGTTCTAGTTGTGTTAAAGTTATTATAGTGTATTGTTTTAACTATATCGTGTCTTTCCCCAGATTGAAGgacaaaggaaagaaagaaagaaagaaagaaagaaagaaagaaagaaagaaagaaagaaagaaagaaagaagagacaaacagaaagagagaaagattatcatgcaataaattacatttaagcccctctatattattattattattattattattattattattattattattattattattattattattgttgtaatgTGCAAAGTGAAGTGTAGATAATTACATTAGTAATTGcaagtatatttttgtttgtttgtttttgtagttttcaatgtactattatggtttccagtTTCCAAATATAAGTTGTCCGAACTtaaattctagggtgatgcaaaacttctggccacagCTGCAGTGAAACCCCCTGTCTTTACCACTGCATCAAACATGTTAGAAACTTTGTGGTTGCATTTTTCCATCTCTGCAGTGAAGTAGAGAGCATTCATACAGAATCATTTTTGCTGCATTTAATAGTCATCTGGGTTAGCATACTGATGGCATGGAAGGATGGAATTCAGACCAGATTAGTCAATGGAGCTGCTCATTCGCTCACATGGTATAGTCCTAGGTTTGAATCCTGAAGGTTATGAGTTCAAATTAAGAGAAGCAAGCTGTGCACGTTTTTTTTTCAGTAGTGCAACCCTTACAGGGAGTTATGTCACACTTTGAAAGAAAATGTTGGGCAACAAGAATTGATGAAGTAGAAGCAGTAGATAGGTTTTAAGCAGCCTACtctcaaaaatgtatttcaagttGTCCATCCCTTTTACCTTATTATAGAGCCATCTATATTTGATAAGCTTGTAAAATAACTtaaacatgatttgaatggattaTTTCATTGAACAGTATGGTACCAGTACTGTACCACAAACTACCACTCAAAATATCATAATCTTATACCAGGACTATAATATTTCAATACATTTAAGATGGTTggaattagaaaaaaatatatacagttataataaaatacaattaaaataaatacaaaataaaggcaATTTTCTTCATAGAGTTTGATATCTCTGCAAGTTTTTGCTGTTATCTTTATTCTTCCAACATATATAATGATATGTGACTGTAGTTTActtgaaaattatattttaaaacgcTGTAATGAACACAACCAGTCTGTCTCTTTAAACGGTTTGTTGTGTAGTTCTTGACTTGTACTCTAAGTGCCACTGTTGGCTAATGAGGCGATGTTCTGCAAGCAAACACCCAGCAGGACCTCCCCTAATATTGCTCTGTATaagacagacagaaagagcaGATTGCTGTATACAGTGGATGGATTACAACGCAGAAACTGCGGCTACGTTTTTTCCAGTGCATTTGGAATGATGCAAATATACTGAGACATTATCTCTAAAACGAAATTCTTGGATTTTATGATTTCAAACTAATGCGTACATTCGATTCTTTATCGTGGTAAACATGGGAATCCATGGATTTGAAATCGCCCTGGAAACAATAGGCTGGACAGTAAAACGGCAAGTACAGTTATTTATTCTCTTTGTATGTGTTACAGATGTAGCTTTTGGACAAGTTCGCTATTCTGTTCCAGAGGAAATGAAAAGGGGATCTTTTGTAGGTAATATTGCTCAAGACTTGGGGCTGGATCTTAAAAGACTAGTAACTGGTAACGCTCGTATAGTTATTGAAGGAAGCAGTGAGTATGTTGAGCTGAATAAGGAGAAAGGACAACTCATTGTTAAAGACAGGATAGACAGAGAGCAGTTGTGCGGACACATATCTCCGTGCAGTTTCAGTTTTGAAGTTATTCTTGAAAATCCACTGAAATTATATGCTGTTACGGTTGAAATTCGGGATATTAACGACAATGCACCTGTGTTTTCTAAAAACGAAATTCAATTAGAAATAAGTGAATTAGCTGTACCAGGCGCACGATTCGTACTAGACAGCGCAGTGGATCCTGATGTAGGCATTAATTCGCTTCAAAGTTATACACTAATACCTACTGATAATTTCATTCTAAAGTTACATACCCGTCCTGATGGCAGTAAAGATGTAGAAATGGTGCTGCAAACATCTTTAGATCGAGAAAAGCAAGAAGACCTTTCATTAATATTAACTGCTGTTGATGGTGGGGATCCTCAGAGGTCGGGAACAGTTAAAATACACATCGTTGTTCTGGATGTCAATGATAATCCTCCTGTGTTTAGCCAGACAGTTTACAAAGCTACTGTGATTGAGAATGCTTTAAATGGCACATTAGTAACGAAAGTGTATGCAGCTGATTCAGATAAAGGATCAAATGGAGATATAACGTACTCGTTTACCCACATCAAAGGCAATGTTGGTGAACGGTTCCATTTAGACTCAGCTACTGGTGAAATAAAAGTGGCAGGAgaaattgattttgaaaaggGACGACTTTATGAAATAAATATACAAGCGAGAGACCACGGAGGGCTTACAGATTCAAGTAAAGTAATAATTGAAGTAATTGATGTAAATGACAATGCCCCTGTAATAACACTGAAATCAATCTCGAGTCCTATACCTGAAGACTCGTTACCTGGTACAGATATAGCTCTTATCAGTGTTCAGGATATTGACTCTGGTAATAACGGGTTGGTTCGTTTATCAATCAACCAAAAccttctatttaaaataaaatcgacTTTAAGGAATTACTATACGTTGGTGACTGAGACAACGTTAGACAGGGAAAAACTCGACCAATATAACATAACCATTACTGCCACAGATGAAGGGTCGCCTCCTctttccagcaaacaaacaattatcCTAGAAATATCTGACGTGAACGATAATGCACCAACCTTTGACCAGATCGTATACATGAGGTATGTGGTGGAAAATAACTCCCCTGGGTTATCTATCTTTTCATTACAAGCAAGGGATTCTGACTTAAATCAAAACGCACGTATTTCTTATTTCCTTGAAGAAAACGAGATTAATGGAACACCCGTGTCGTCGTATATTTCCATTAATTCAGATAGCGGCATTGTTTATGCAGTTCGGTCTTTTGATTATGAGGAAATCAAAGATTTTCAAATCCACGTTAAAGCGCAGGATGGAGGTTCTACGCCGCTCAGCAGCAACGTTACTGTAAATATCTTTGTGCAAGACCAGAACGACAATGCGCCTCAGATTCTCTATCCAGTACAAACTGAAGGCTCTCTGGTGGCTGAAATGGTGCCTCGTTCAGCTGATGTTGGCTATCTCGTCACTAAAGTGGTAGCTGTTGATGCTGACTCTGGACAGAATGCGTGGCTTTCATACAAACTGCACAGAGCTACAGACAGGACACTTTTTGAAGTGGGGCTGCAAAATGGGGAGATAAGGACGTTGCGCCAGGTTGTTGACAAAGATGCTGTGAAACAAAAACTTGTTGTTTTAGTGGAGGACAATGGTCAGCCCTCTCGTTCAGCTACAGTGAATGTGAACGTGGCGGTTGCAGACAGCTTCCCTGAAGTACTTTCAGAGTTCGGGGATTTAACGCAGATTAAGGATTACAATGAAAATCTGACATTTTATCTGGTGGTTTCATTAGCTACAGtttcctttctttttattgtctcaatAATAGTTCTAGTGTCAGTAAAATTCTGCAAATGGAGACATTCTAGAATGTTTTATAAATCAAATGGAAACATCCCAGTCATTCCAAGTTCGTATTATCCACCTCGCTATGCAGACGCTGGCGGAACTGGAACACTTCAACACGTGTACAATTACGAGGTTTGCTTAACTACTGATTCGGGTAAAAGCGAATTCAAATATATTAGACCTTGTAGCCAAAGTCTTGTATGTGTTGACCCCAGTGGAACAGAGACCATGCTACACGAGCAGAAGGAGAAGAATGTAAGCGAAGACACTGATCTTTACAAACAGGTGAGTCTCTTTTTTGGATTTTAGATATGGTAACAAGACATGATATGTATTATGGTTGTACTTATCACATATGACTGAATGATACTGAAGTTACATACAATTTTCTACAATTTTTTATACAAGTAAAACCTTTGCTGTTAGTGTTGATTTCTCCTTAATACACCAACATGTATAATCATTATAATAGCAGATGTTTATGTAAGAAATTGAGCCGCTTTCTTCAACCCTTTCAACCTATTTTTCATTAGGGAATACGTGGCATGTATGTCGCTGTTTACCAACATGGTGCTGAAAAGCAATGCATGTCCCTTTAGGCTGCATGTAGCTCTGTATCTGTTGGTTAAAGCAGTGAAGACTAGAAACATCACGATTGGTCATCATTTATTGTGCTAACGATTTCTTTTTGAAGCGATACTATCCTTAACGCTATTAAGGATTTATTTGGTGCATAACAGGTTTAAcatgtataaatgtatgtatttaacttatttattcgtttatttattaaaaatacctgCAAACAACCAAAAGAAAGAAGCACGATGGAAAGTAGTCGTGTTAAAATAGGTCCAGACATTTCAATTCAGGCAGCATCAAAGATGATAATATACATACATCCCTTACACTGTGCACAAAACCATTAAAATATATAACGCCTTTCCCCTCTTAATAGTATATTATACCGTGTTGTTGGTTCTGTTTACTCCCATAGCAGTACGTGTCCTGTAAAATATAGGTTAGTAACAAGTCATGGACAGCAATTTTCTTAAATACTAACACATTTCtcaatgtatataataataataataataataataataataataataataataataataataataataataatatcagtgtgtatataatgtattgGAAAATAATGGAACACGTCCTTACTGTTTTGAAGGTACTATCAGCACATAGCATAAACAGGCATACAGTTCAGATATTTCACAATAATATGATCGTATCATTCAATTGGCAATATTTCTTAAGTCTGTATACTGCTGCTTTAAAGAAATATATCTGCTATTCCTAACTAGGACTCTAAGTGCCACTGTTGATCAGCGAGGAGATATTCTGCAAGCACAGATCCAGCAGGACCTCCCATATTACTGCTCAGTATaagacagacagaaagagcaGCTTCTACTACACAGTGCCTGGATTACAATACAGAAACTGCGGACGCAGAAAGCAGTACATTTTGGATAATTCTAATATACAATAAATCATCTCGTAAGAGGATATAATTTGACATTTTGAGCCTCTTCTTGTGTACATATTTACATGTTCATCATGTTAAACCTTGGATTCAGTCGGTTTGATGCTGCATTTACAAACGGAGGATGGGCACTGAAATGGCAAGTACAGTTATTGCTTCTATGTTTGTATCGTTTAGAT
Protein-coding regions in this window:
- the LOC117962297 gene encoding protocadherin gamma-A11-like isoform X6, whose translation is MGIHGFEIALETIGWTVKRQVQLFILFVCVTDVAFGQVRYSVPEEMKRGSFVGNIAQDLGLDLKRLVTGNARIVIEGSSEYVELNKEKGQLIVKDRIDREQLCGHISPCSFSFEVILENPLKLYAVTVEIRDINDNAPVFSKNEIQLEISELAVPGARFVLDSAVDPDVGINSLQSYTLIPTDNFILKLHTRPDGSKDVEMVLQTSLDREKQEDLSLILTAVDGGDPQRSGTVKIHIVVLDVNDNPPVFSQTVYKATVIENALNGTLVTKVYAADSDKGSNGDITYSFTHIKGNVGERFHLDSATGEIKVAGEIDFEKGRLYEINIQARDHGGLTDSSKVIIEVIDVNDNAPVITLKSISSPIPEDSLPGTDIALISVQDIDSGNNGLVRLSINQNLLFKIKSTLRNYYTLVTETTLDREKLDQYNITITATDEGSPPLSSKQTIILEISDVNDNAPTFDQIVYMRYVVENNSPGLSIFSLQARDSDLNQNARISYFLEENEINGTPVSSYISINSDSGIVYAVRSFDYEEIKDFQIHVKAQDGGSTPLSSNVTVNIFVQDQNDNAPQILYPVQTEGSLVAEMVPRSADVGYLVTKVVAVDADSGQNAWLSYKLHRATDRTLFEVGLQNGEIRTLRQVVDKDAVKQKLVVLVEDNGQPSRSATVNVNVAVADSFPEVLSEFGDLTQIKDYNENLTFYLVVSLATVSFLFIVSIIVLVSVKFCKWRHSRMFYKSNGNIPVIPSSYYPPRYADAGGTGTLQHVYNYEVCLTTDSGKSEFKYIRPCSQSLVCVDPSGTETMLHEQKEKNVSEDTDLYKQQKPANTDWRFSQGQRPGPSGSQRPEEAGPWPNPPTEAEQLQALMAAANEVSAATATLDAGTMGLSTRYSPQFTLQHVPDYRQNVYIPGSTSTLTGSNSQAEGKNPQPSSGNKKKSGKKEKK
- the LOC117962297 gene encoding protocadherin gamma-A11-like isoform X10, with the translated sequence MGIHGFEIALETIGWTVKRQVQLFILFVCVTDVAFGQVRYSVPEEMKRGSFVGNIAQDLGLDLKRLVTGNARIVIEGSSEYVELNKEKGQLIVKDRIDREQLCGHISPCSFSFEVILENPLKLYAVTVEIRDINDNAPVFSKNEIQLEISELAVPGARFVLDSAVDPDVGINSLQSYTLIPTDNFILKLHTRPDGSKDVEMVLQTSLDREKQEDLSLILTAVDGGDPQRSGTVKIHIVVLDVNDNPPVFSQTVYKATVIENALNGTLVTKVYAADSDKGSNGDITYSFTHIKGNVGERFHLDSATGEIKVAGEIDFEKGRLYEINIQARDHGGLTDSSKVIIEVIDVNDNAPVITLKSISSPIPEDSLPGTDIALISVQDIDSGNNGLVRLSINQNLLFKIKSTLRNYYTLVTETTLDREKLDQYNITITATDEGSPPLSSKQTIILEISDVNDNAPTFDQIVYMRYVVENNSPGLSIFSLQARDSDLNQNARISYFLEENEINGTPVSSYISINSDSGIVYAVRSFDYEEIKDFQIHVKAQDGGSTPLSSNVTVNIFVQDQNDNAPQILYPVQTEGSLVAEMVPRSADVGYLVTKVVAVDADSGQNAWLSYKLHRATDRTLFEVGLQNGEIRTLRQVVDKDAVKQKLVVLVEDNGQPSRSATVNVNVAVADSFPEVLSEFGDLTQIKDYNENLTFYLVVSLATVSFLFIVSIIVLVSVKFCKWRHSRMFYKSNGNIPVIPSSYYPPRYADAGGTGTLQHVYNYEVCLTTDSGKSEFKYIRPCSQSLVCVDPSGTETMLHEQKEKNVSEDTDLYKQDSKCHC